From Apium graveolens cultivar Ventura chromosome 9, ASM990537v1, whole genome shotgun sequence, the proteins below share one genomic window:
- the LOC141685548 gene encoding protein NUCLEAR FUSION DEFECTIVE 4, which translates to MVTFNDKFIEFFNNRWLVFVAAMWIQSCAGIGYLFGSISPAIKSSLNYNQKQVARLGVAKDLGDSVGFLAGSLCEILPMWAALLVGAAQNFIGYGVVWLVVTGRAPVLPLWAMCVLIFVGTNGETYFNTAALVSCVQNFPKSRGPVVGILKGFAGLSGAILSQVYVLINSPDSASLIFMVAVGPAMVIISLMFIVRPVGGHRQVRSSDGSSASFIYCVCLILAAYLMGVMLVEDLIDLNHNVIIIFTVILFIIIIVPIVIPIWLVFTQKTEDQAHEALLTEARIEEPVRTGHDANEIIFSEVEDEKPRGVDLLPATERQKRIVQLQTMLAQAAAEGAVRVKRRRGPHRGEDFTLMQALIKADFWLIFFSLLLGSGSGLTVIDNLGQMSQSIGYNNTHIFVSLISIWNFLGRVGGGYFSEIIVKNYAYPRHLAMAIAQFIMAFGHLFMAMGWPGEMYVGTLLIGLGYGAHWAIVPAAASELFGLKKFGALYNFLTLANPAGTLILSSLLASSIYDSEAAKQAQGLPIILDEPPRCYGVVCFSLTLFIMSGLCILAASLSLTLVYRTRVVYSNLYGRSRT; encoded by the exons ATGGTTACTTTCAATGACAAGTTCATTGAGTTTTTCAACAACAGATGGCTAGTATTTGTTGCTGCAATGTGGATACAATCTTGTGCTGGGATTGGATATCTTTTTGGAAGCATATCTCCAGCAATCAAGAGTTCTTTGAATTATAATCAAAAGCAAGTTGCTAGATTAGGTGTGGCTAAAGATCTTGGAGATAGTGTTGGGTTTTTAGCTGGGAGTTTATGTGAGATTTTGCCCATGTGGGCTGCTCTTCTTGTTGGTGCTGCTCAGAATTTTATTGGATATGGTGTTGTGTGGCTTGTTGTTACTGGAAGAGCTCCTGTTTTGCCTTTGTGGGCT ATGTGTGTTCTTATATTTGTGGGAACAAATGGTGAAACCTACTTTAACACAGCAGCACTAGTCTCTTGTGTGCAAAACTTCCCCAAAAGCCGTGGTCCTGTGGTGGGTATACTAAAGGGATTTGCTGGGTTGAGTGGTGCTATACTGTCTCAGGTATATGTTCTAATTAATTCTCCAGACAGTGCATCACTTATATTCATGGTGGCAGTTGGGCCGGCAATGGTGATCATATCTCTTATGTTCATTGTCCGGCCTGTAGGAGGTCACAGACAAGTCCGGTCATCGGATGGTTCAAGTGCTTCATTTATCTATTGTGTATGCCTTATCTTGGCTGCTTACTTGATGGGGGTTATGCTTGTCGAAGATCTAATTGACTTGAACCACAACGTGATCATTATTTTTACAGTGATTCTGTTCATTATCATAATAGTTCCTATTGTGATCCCTATATGGCTCGTGTTTACCCAAAAAACAGAAGATCAAGCACATGAGGCTCTTTTAACTGAGGCAAGGATAGAAGAACCCGTCAGAACTGGACATGATGCTAATGAAATCATATTTAGTGAGGTCGAAGATGAGAAGCCTAGGGGAGTAGATTTGCTTCCTGCTACGGAAAGGCAAAAGAGGATTGTTCAGCTACAAACAATGTTAGCTCAAGCAGCTGCAGAAGGGGCAGTGAGGGTCAAAAGAAGAAGGGGTCCACATAGAGGCGAAGACTTCACTCTGATGCAAGCTTTGATAAAGGCAGACTTTTGGCTTATCTTTTTCTCACTTTTACTTGGATCGGGATCTGGGTTAACTGTGATTGATAATTTGGGGCAAATGAGCCAGTCCATTggttataataacacacacataTTTGTTTCATTAATCAGTATCTGGAACTTCCTAGGTCGTGTTGGCGGGGGTTACTTTTCAGAGATAATCGTCAA GAACTATGCTTATCCACGACATTTGGCCATGGCTATTGCTCAATTTATAATGGCATTTGGTCACTTATTCATGGCGATGGGTTGGCCTGGGGAAATGTATGTTGGCACACTTTTGATTGGGCTTGGTTACGGAGCTCACTGGGCGATTGTCCCAGCTGCTGCCTCTGAGTTATTTGGTTTAAAAAAATTTGGGGCATTGTACAATTTTCTTACTCTTGCAAACCCTGCTGGTACTCTAATCCTCTCAAGCCTCCTCGCAAGCAGTATATATGACAGTGAAGCAGCAAAGCAAGCTCAAGGCCTGCCTATCATTCTTGATGAACCACCGCGATGCTATGGTGTTGTCTGCTTCAGCTTGACTCTGTTCATAATGTCCGGCCTATGTATCCTTGCAGCTAGTTTAAGCTTGACTCTCGTCTACAGGACTAGGGTGGTCTACAGCAATTTGTATGGAAGATCTCGCACTTGA